The genomic segment AAGGTACGTTCGTGCTGGCCTCCAGCCTGCGCCTGATCACCGTGGCGGTGCTGTGCGGGTTGGTGATCCGGGAGATCTGGCGGCCCGAACTCGACGCGGTGCGCCAGTCCTACGACGACGACCCCGACGGGGGGCCGCTGAACCGGCCGGACGCCCCGTGGATCGGCACACTGCGGCGGAGGTTCCGCTTGGACCGCTCCCCCGCTGTCGCACCCGCCGAGCCGCCGAGCCCACCGGTCGCGGCCAAGGTCTAGGCGCCGGGCCTGTCAGCTTCGCGCTCGGCGGTGACGATGTCGCCCGGTCGGAGGTCATCGCCGCGTCGTATTGTGCGGCTCCTCGCCGGTTTCGGCTGCCCGCCCACTTCTGTCAGCGGAGGTGGAAGAGAACGGCGTCGTCGAGGTCTTCGCGGCGGATGTTGAGGGCGTCGACCGGGATGTCGCCGGCGCGTTCCCACGGGGTGCCGGCCGACTGCGAGCGGAGGAGCAGCACGCGGTCGATGTTGAGGGAACGAAGGTAGTCGATGCTGGCGGCGTCGGGGAACGCTTCGACGTTCCGGCGCAGTTCGGCCTGGCGGGCGGCGGCGAAACCGCCGTTGGTGCCGTTGACCATGGGCTGGAAGCGGGTGGTGGACCACAGCATGACGGTCTGATCGGTCAGGGCTGTCGTGGGCAGCACCAGCATCGGGCCGCTGACCGTGCGCATGGCCGTCGGCTGGGCCGGGACGAGCGGGTGAGCCGTCGCGTTCCATCCCTCGAGCAGCACCAGCATCAGCGGCACGAAGGTGGCCAGACGCAACCACGGGCCGGGCCAGGGCGGAATGCGCTGCTCGGAGAGGTGCTCGGCGCGCCGGACGAACTCGGCTACGGCGCCGGCCGCCAGGACGGCCAGGAGCAGGGTGGCCCAGATCATGAGCCGGCCCGGGATGCGCAGGCCCAGAGACCCGGGCAGGTGGCCGAAGACGGGAAGGTAGGTCCAGCGGCCCTCGTAGAAGTTGGTGCCGAGGGTCAGGACGATGGTGACGGCCAGAGCGGCGAGCAGGAGAAGACGCTGGCGCAGCGTCCAGATCGAGAACGCCAGGCCGGCGAGCGCAAGTGCATAGAGGACGAAGCCGGGCAGCAGCCCCATCTCGGCCGGCCAGCCCAGCGACGAGCGGGGCACGTCGTGCGGTGCGCCCCAGATGCGGGACTCCGCGGGACCGATGAGCAGGCTGCGCAGCGGGGGTGAGAAAAAGGCGATCTCGGTGCCGGCCGGGCCCGAGTCGGGGACGCGGAAATACGGAATGGCGATCAGGCCGCTCACGCCGGCCAGGAACAGTGGGCCCAGAGTGTCGGTGAGCATCAGGCGCCAGCCGAGCACCGGGCGTTCGGCGGGGCGGCGCAGGCGGCGGATCGGCACCCCGAGGAGCAGCACGAGCAGGATGAGCCCGAGCACGATCAGGAACGGGCCGCCGAGCGAGAAGCCGAGACTGACCTGCCACGTGGCAACCAGCCAACCGGCGGCGGCCCACCTGGCGTCACGGGCCTGAGGGCGCAGGCCGCGGCGCAGCGACCAGCCGTGGCCGCGGGCCAGCATGGCCAGGGCGAGCGGGATGCCGCCGGCCGAGATGATGTCGAGGTGGCCCTCCTGGGCCAGACGCCAGGGGGCGTACGCGATGGCCACGGCGGCCACGGCGGCGCCCGTACGGCCGGCGCCGAGCTGGCGCACCAGGGCGTAACCGCCGATCGTGAGCAGCGCGTGGGCCAGCACGAAGAGGATGTTGTAGCGCAGGATGGCGGCCGCCGGACCCTCGCCGATCATGCCGAACGGGGCGTAGCCGAGCAGGCTGTTGCCGAACGCGAAGGTGTCGGTCAGCGGGAAGAAGGCGTTGGACTGCCACAGGCGGGCCGGGTCGGTCAGCAGGATGTGCCCGGACCAGGCAATCTGCCAGGCCTGCCGGGACGGGTCCCAGACGTCCTGCGGCAACGTGTGCAGCGGGTAGCGCAGGGTCGGCCAGGTCAGGGCGACGGCCAGCAGGACGCCGGCGTAGATGACGATGGCGTATTCGTGGATCAGCGACCGGAAGAACCGGCGCATGCCCCGGCGGAGCAGGCCCGGCGGGCGTTCCGAGGTGCTGGCGAAGGCCTTCCACGGGTCGGGCGGGGTGCCGGGTGGGCGCTCGGAAGGAAGTGGCTCCTTCGCCTTTCCGGTCTTCTGTGGACCGACGACGGCTTTGGGTTGGTCGGCCTTGGGCGCGTCCGTTTTGGGCGCGTCCGTTTTGGGCAGGCCGGCCTTTGTCTGCGTCGTGGCGGTGGGGTGTTTCGGCTGCTCGGCGGTCATGAGCGTCTCCCCGTGCGGCGCGTCAACGACCCGTACGCTCCCGTAGGAGCGCGATGTCGGCGGTCTGTCCCTCGCTGCCGCCCGGTGTCTCGACGACTGCCGGTGCGCCGGCGGCCCGGATCGCGGCCACGATGAGGTCCGGATCGATCTTGCCATTGCCGAGGTTGTCGTGCCTGTCCTGGCCCGAGTCGAATCCGCCCTTGGAGTCATTGGCGTGGATCAGGTCGATGCGGCCCGTGATCGCCTTGACCCGGTCGACGATGCCGACCAGATCTTCGCCACCGGCGTAGGCATGGCAGGTGTCCAGGCAGAAGCCGGCGCCGAACGAGCCCACCGCCTCCCACAGCCGGGCCAGGTCGTCGAAGCGGCGGGCGCATGCGTTGTCGCCGCCGGCTGTGTTCTCGATCAGGATCGGCAGCGGCAGGCCGCCGTCATTCTCCGCGTATTCGAAGGCCTTGCGCCAGTTCTCGAAGCCGGCCGCCAGATCTTCGCCCTTGCCGACGTGGCCCCCGTGCACGATCAGGCCCTTGGCCCCCAGCTCGGCCGCGGCCTTGGCGTGCGCCACCAGCAGCTTGCGGCTGGGGATGCGGATGCGGTTGTTGGGGGAGGCGACATTCACGATGTAGGGCGCGTGAATGTAGACGTCCACCTCGGACGCGCGCAGCGCCTCGGCATCCTCACGCGGTTTGGGGGTTTTGTAACCCTGGGGGTCGGTCAGGAAGAACTGCACCGCCTCGGCGCCGCGGGCAGTGGCCTCCTCGAGCGGGGCGGCGGGATCGACATGGGCTCCGATGCGCATGGGACGAGACTACGACGACCGTCCGACAGTTTCCGCCGCGCGTCACCGCCGCTTGCTGGGTCTCGTTAGTTCCATTGATCACGTTTGACCGATATCGGCCACGGGGCCGGTGCGAAGTGGGAGATGGTGCATGTCGCGGCAGGTCCGACAACGGGTGACGGCGATCGTGCTGGGTGGTCTGATTTTCGGTGCGCCGATGCTGGCGAACGGGACGGCCAGCGCGGACCCGGTGTCGGCGGGCGCCCGCCAGGTGACGTTCTCGGGCGGTGGGATGTTCGGCATCTCGTGCGAGTCCCGGCCGAGCGTGGAGTCGATGACCGTGCCCGCGCAGAGCACCATCCGGGTGGTCAACGCGACCGGGCACGCCGCGGACCTCATGCTCGGCGGGGCCGCCAAGGGCACGCTGCCGGACGACTCCTCGACCGAGGTGATCTTCCGGCGGGGCACGACCTCGGTGACGCTCAGGCCCAACTGCGCGATCGGTGACGAGGTGGATCCGGTGCTGATCACCGCCTCGCCATCCGCATCGGCGACGACGCCGTCCGACCCCGGC from the Paractinoplanes abujensis genome contains:
- a CDS encoding deoxyribonuclease IV, whose product is MRIGAHVDPAAPLEEATARGAEAVQFFLTDPQGYKTPKPREDAEALRASEVDVYIHAPYIVNVASPNNRIRIPSRKLLVAHAKAAAELGAKGLIVHGGHVGKGEDLAAGFENWRKAFEYAENDGGLPLPILIENTAGGDNACARRFDDLARLWEAVGSFGAGFCLDTCHAYAGGEDLVGIVDRVKAITGRIDLIHANDSKGGFDSGQDRHDNLGNGKIDPDLIVAAIRAAGAPAVVETPGGSEGQTADIALLRERTGR